A window of the Vibrio fluvialis genome harbors these coding sequences:
- the rseB gene encoding sigma-E factor regulatory protein RseB, translated as MKKLLISVLTLFSLGTSTAFAEEESAEALLHQMNEASQHLNYELSYILIKKNSIEPLLYRHAREANDQQLAHLVYLSGPVREVIRRGNEVSYVEPGVEPFTIESGNMVAPTIPMLNSDVDELSQYYDFVKVGRAREAGAACQVLRIVPKDGLRYSYVLWVDEHSNLPLRADLVDRDGEVLEQYRTISYSVSDKLAELMAGLNKVQLPEVLSLPKGNITDTFWSVGWTPEGFKPLELNRYRMAITERLVESQMFSDGLFSFSVYVSASDNFSLKGQLVRQGRRTLHSFVKGDSEISVVGDIPPDTAKRIAQSVVFHTDGAPKP; from the coding sequence ATGAAGAAACTTCTGATCAGTGTGCTGACACTGTTCAGTTTGGGCACCAGTACCGCCTTTGCAGAGGAAGAATCTGCAGAGGCGTTGTTGCATCAAATGAACGAAGCCAGTCAGCATCTCAATTATGAACTGTCTTATATCCTGATTAAGAAAAACAGCATTGAACCTTTGTTGTATCGTCATGCGCGTGAAGCCAACGATCAACAGCTGGCTCATCTGGTGTACCTCAGTGGGCCTGTGCGCGAAGTGATTCGTCGTGGCAACGAAGTCAGCTACGTCGAGCCGGGTGTTGAACCTTTCACGATCGAATCGGGCAACATGGTGGCACCGACCATTCCGATGCTCAACAGCGATGTTGATGAACTCAGCCAGTACTACGACTTTGTCAAAGTAGGGCGCGCTCGTGAAGCTGGCGCCGCTTGTCAGGTGCTGCGTATCGTCCCGAAAGATGGTCTGCGTTATTCGTATGTGTTGTGGGTTGATGAACACAGCAATCTGCCGTTACGCGCCGATCTGGTTGACCGCGATGGTGAAGTGTTGGAGCAATACCGCACCATTTCATACTCAGTCAGCGACAAACTGGCTGAACTGATGGCCGGGCTGAATAAAGTACAGCTGCCGGAAGTGCTGTCACTGCCTAAAGGCAATATCACTGACACATTCTGGTCGGTGGGTTGGACACCGGAAGGCTTTAAACCATTGGAGCTGAACCGTTACCGCATGGCGATTACGGAACGTCTGGTGGAGAGTCAGATGTTCTCTGATGGGCTGTTCAGTTTTTCTGTCTATGTGTCTGCCAGTGACAACTTCTCCCTTAAAGGTCAGTTGGTTCGTCAGGGCCGCCGCACGTTGCACAGTTTTGTGAAAGGCGACAGTGAAATTTCTGTGGTGGGTGATATTCCGCCGGATACCGCCAAACGCATCGCACAATCAGTGGTGTTCCATACTGACGGAGCACCGAAACCATGA
- the recO gene encoding DNA repair protein RecO → MSDGLQRCFVLHRRPYSETSLILDVFSEEYGRLTLLAKGARSKRSNLKGALQPFTPLLLKWSGNSSMKTLRQAEAISLGLPLSGIHLYSAMYVNELVGRVLAPEVPSPGLFHDYLFALTELAQCDNPEPPLRRFELALLSSMGYGVDFLHCAGTGEPIDPDMTYRYREQKGFIASVRRDNLTFLGNELIAISERRFTSKEQLQAAKRFTRIALKPYLGGKPLKSRELFRQVTQPRARSIGK, encoded by the coding sequence ATGTCAGACGGCCTACAACGCTGCTTTGTGCTCCATCGGCGTCCGTACAGCGAAACCAGCCTGATTCTGGATGTGTTCAGCGAAGAGTACGGACGACTGACGTTGCTTGCCAAAGGTGCGCGCAGTAAGCGCTCCAATCTCAAAGGTGCATTGCAGCCGTTCACGCCTCTGTTGCTCAAATGGTCGGGTAACAGTTCGATGAAAACGCTGCGTCAGGCAGAAGCGATCAGTCTCGGGCTGCCGCTGTCGGGTATCCATCTCTATTCGGCGATGTACGTCAACGAACTGGTTGGACGCGTGCTGGCACCAGAAGTACCATCGCCGGGGCTGTTTCATGACTATCTGTTTGCGCTGACCGAACTGGCTCAGTGCGATAATCCGGAGCCGCCGCTGCGCCGTTTTGAACTGGCTCTGCTCTCTTCTATGGGGTACGGCGTTGATTTTCTTCACTGCGCGGGAACGGGGGAGCCGATCGATCCGGACATGACTTACCGTTATCGCGAACAAAAAGGCTTTATTGCGTCGGTGCGGCGCGATAACCTGACATTTCTTGGCAATGAACTGATCGCTATCAGTGAACGCCGCTTCACCTCCAAAGAGCAGCTGCAGGCGGCAAAACGCTTTACACGTATTGCCTTAAAGCCGTATCTTGGCGGTAAACCTTTAAAAAGCCGGGAATTGTTCCGGCAAGTAACGCAACCCAGAGCACGGAGTATAGGAAAATGA
- the rnc gene encoding ribonuclease III produces the protein MNSPISRLETKLGYQFNNAELISLALTHRSANGKHNERLEFLGDSILSFVIADDLYRRFPKVNEGDMSRMRATLVRGNTLAELGREFDLGDYLKLGPGELKSGGFRRDSILADAVEAIIGAIYLDSDIEMVRTIVLSWYQSRLEAIKPGVSQKDPKTRLQEFLQGRRKPLPVYTVTNIKGEAHNQEFTVACEIAGIGEPVIGKGTSRRKAEQAAAETALEQLTNV, from the coding sequence ATGAATTCTCCAATTAGTAGACTAGAAACTAAGCTCGGCTATCAATTCAATAATGCTGAGCTTATCTCTTTGGCGCTGACACACCGCAGCGCCAATGGTAAACACAATGAACGTCTTGAGTTTCTGGGCGATTCAATTTTAAGTTTTGTCATTGCAGATGATCTTTATCGTCGTTTCCCGAAGGTAAACGAAGGCGACATGAGTCGCATGCGTGCAACTTTGGTGCGTGGTAATACGCTTGCAGAACTGGGCCGTGAATTCGACCTAGGAGATTACTTAAAATTAGGTCCAGGCGAGTTGAAGAGTGGCGGTTTCCGTCGTGATTCAATTCTGGCCGATGCAGTAGAAGCGATTATCGGTGCCATCTATCTCGATAGCGATATCGAAATGGTGCGCACTATTGTGCTGAGCTGGTATCAGTCTCGTCTGGAAGCGATTAAGCCGGGCGTTTCGCAAAAAGACCCGAAAACTCGTCTGCAGGAATTCCTTCAGGGCAGAAGAAAACCGCTGCCTGTCTACACTGTGACTAATATTAAAGGTGAGGCACACAATCAGGAATTCACTGTAGCGTGTGAAATTGCAGGCATCGGAGAGCCTGTAATTGGTAAAGGTACGAGCCGCCGCAAGGCAGAACAAGCGGCTGCAGAAACGGCACTAGAGCAATTGACAAATGTCTGA
- the lepA gene encoding translation elongation factor 4, whose translation MKHIRNFSIIAHIDHGKSTLSDRLIQVCGGLSDREMAEQVLDSMDLERERGITIKAQSVTLDYHAKDGETYQLNFIDTPGHVDFSYEVSRSLAACEGALLVVDAGQGVEAQTLANCYTAIEMDLEVVPILNKIDLPAAEPERVAEEIEDIVGIDAIDAVRCSAKTGVGVDDVLEKIVSAIPAPEGDPDAPLQALIIDSWFDNYLGVVSLVRIKNGKLKKNDKIKVMSTGQVWGVDRLGIFTPKQVDTNDLETGEVGWVVCGIKDILGAPVGDTLTLAKNGCDKPLPGFKKVKPQVYAGLFPVSSDDYEAFRDALGKLSLNDASLFYEPETSAALGFGFRCGFLGMLHMEIIQERLEREYDLDLITTAPTVVYEVLKTDKEIMHVDSPAKLPAINDVEEIREPIARCNILVPADYLGNVITLCIEKRGIQVDMVYHGNQVALTYDIPMAEVVLDFFDRLKSTSRGYASLDYGFQRFEASNMVRVDVLLNGDKVDALAIITHKDQSQTRGRQLVEKMKEFIPRQMFDIAIQAAIGNHIIARSTVKQLRKNVLAKCYGGDVSRKKKLLKKQKEGKKRMKQIGNVELPQEAFLAILHVGKD comes from the coding sequence ATGAAGCACATTCGTAACTTTTCGATTATCGCCCACATTGACCATGGTAAATCGACCCTGTCTGACCGCTTAATCCAAGTCTGTGGAGGCTTAAGCGACCGTGAAATGGCCGAACAAGTTCTTGATTCCATGGACCTTGAACGTGAGCGTGGTATCACCATCAAAGCGCAGAGTGTGACTCTCGATTACCATGCAAAAGATGGCGAAACCTACCAACTTAACTTCATCGATACTCCGGGACACGTGGACTTCTCGTATGAAGTGTCTCGTTCTCTGGCTGCGTGTGAAGGTGCACTGCTGGTGGTGGACGCGGGTCAAGGCGTAGAAGCGCAAACATTGGCCAACTGTTACACCGCGATCGAAATGGATCTGGAAGTCGTGCCAATCCTGAACAAGATCGACCTGCCAGCGGCAGAGCCGGAGCGTGTGGCTGAAGAGATTGAAGACATCGTCGGTATCGATGCGATTGACGCTGTACGTTGTTCAGCGAAAACCGGCGTTGGTGTTGATGATGTACTGGAAAAAATCGTGTCTGCGATTCCAGCACCAGAAGGCGATCCTGATGCACCGCTGCAAGCGCTGATCATCGACTCTTGGTTCGATAACTACCTGGGCGTAGTGTCTCTGGTTCGAATCAAAAACGGTAAGCTGAAGAAAAACGATAAGATCAAAGTGATGAGCACTGGCCAGGTTTGGGGTGTGGATCGCTTAGGTATTTTCACACCAAAACAAGTCGACACTAACGATCTCGAAACGGGTGAAGTGGGCTGGGTTGTGTGTGGTATTAAAGACATTCTTGGCGCGCCAGTCGGTGATACCCTGACGCTGGCGAAGAACGGCTGTGACAAACCATTGCCAGGCTTTAAGAAAGTCAAACCTCAGGTTTATGCGGGTCTGTTCCCGGTGTCGTCTGACGACTACGAAGCTTTCCGTGATGCGCTGGGTAAACTGAGCCTGAACGATGCGTCGCTGTTCTACGAACCAGAAACGTCTGCGGCTCTGGGCTTTGGTTTCCGTTGTGGTTTCCTTGGCATGCTGCACATGGAAATCATTCAGGAACGTCTGGAGCGTGAATACGATCTGGACCTGATCACCACGGCACCAACCGTAGTGTACGAAGTTCTGAAGACTGACAAAGAAATCATGCATGTTGATAGCCCGGCCAAACTGCCTGCTATTAACGATGTAGAAGAAATTCGCGAGCCGATTGCGCGCTGTAACATTCTGGTTCCAGCGGATTACCTGGGTAACGTGATTACACTGTGTATTGAAAAACGCGGTATTCAGGTTGACATGGTTTACCACGGTAATCAGGTTGCGCTGACGTACGATATTCCTATGGCCGAAGTGGTTCTGGATTTCTTCGACCGTCTGAAATCGACCTCTCGTGGCTACGCTTCTCTGGATTACGGCTTCCAGCGTTTTGAAGCGTCGAACATGGTACGTGTAGACGTACTGCTGAACGGCGACAAAGTGGATGCTCTGGCGATCATCACGCACAAAGATCAGTCTCAGACGCGCGGTCGTCAACTGGTTGAGAAGATGAAAGAGTTCATTCCTCGTCAGATGTTTGATATCGCGATTCAGGCGGCGATCGGTAACCACATCATCGCGCGTTCAACCGTGAAACAGCTACGTAAAAACGTACTGGCGAAATGTTACGGTGGTGACGTGAGTCGTAAGAAGAAACTGTTGAAGAAACAGAAAGAAGGTAAGAAACGCATGAAGCAAATCGGTAACGTTGAGCTTCCACAAGAAGCGTTCTTAGCCATTCTTCACGTAGGCAAAGACTAA
- the era gene encoding GTPase Era translates to MSDQEFDIDAYFASSGESSSSPDNQHCGFVAIVGRPNVGKSTLLNNILGQKISITSRKPQTTRHRIMGVDTDGDYQAIYVDTPGLHIEEKRAINRLMNRAASSSLSDVNLVFFVVEGTHWTADDEMVLNKLKNANFPVVLCVNKVDNVKDRNEVMLHMMDLSNKMGFVDVVPISAKLGKNVDVLRKHVRDHLPKAVHHFPEEYVTDRSQRFMASEIIREKLMRFTGEELPYSVTVEIERFDYNPETDGFHINALILVERIGQKKMVIGNKGEKIKTIGTQARLDMEELFGRKVYLETWVKVKSGWADDERALRSLGYIDDL, encoded by the coding sequence ATGTCTGATCAAGAATTCGATATCGATGCATATTTTGCATCCAGTGGTGAAAGTTCATCTTCACCAGACAATCAACACTGTGGTTTCGTGGCGATCGTCGGTCGTCCGAACGTAGGTAAATCGACGCTGCTGAATAACATTCTCGGCCAGAAGATTTCGATCACGTCGCGCAAACCACAAACCACGCGTCACCGCATCATGGGCGTGGACACCGATGGTGATTATCAGGCGATTTACGTCGATACACCGGGACTGCACATTGAAGAAAAACGCGCCATCAACCGCCTGATGAACCGGGCGGCGAGCAGCTCGCTCAGCGACGTGAATCTGGTGTTTTTTGTGGTGGAAGGCACGCACTGGACTGCCGATGATGAGATGGTGCTGAACAAGCTGAAGAATGCCAACTTCCCCGTGGTGCTGTGTGTCAATAAAGTCGACAACGTAAAAGACCGCAACGAAGTCATGCTGCACATGATGGATCTGTCGAACAAGATGGGCTTTGTCGATGTGGTGCCAATTTCCGCCAAGCTCGGCAAGAACGTTGACGTGCTGCGCAAGCATGTGCGTGATCATCTGCCAAAAGCGGTGCACCATTTTCCGGAAGAGTACGTCACTGACCGCTCTCAACGCTTTATGGCATCAGAAATCATTCGTGAAAAGCTGATGCGCTTCACTGGTGAAGAACTGCCATACTCGGTGACCGTTGAGATTGAACGCTTTGACTACAACCCGGAAACCGACGGTTTCCATATCAACGCCCTGATTCTGGTTGAGCGTATCGGTCAGAAGAAAATGGTGATTGGTAACAAAGGTGAGAAGATCAAAACCATCGGCACCCAAGCTCGTCTCGATATGGAAGAGCTGTTTGGCCGCAAGGTGTATCTGGAAACCTGGGTGAAAGTGAAATCGGGCTGGGCGGACGACGAACGTGCGCTGCGCTCACTGGGTTATATCGACGACCTGTAA
- the pdxJ gene encoding pyridoxine 5'-phosphate synthase yields MSSILLGVNIDHVATLRNARGTKYPDPVHAAEIAERAGADGITIHLREDRRHILDRDVRILRETIQTRMNLEMAVTDEMVEIALQTQPEFVCLVPEKREELTTEGGLDVIGQLEKVKAATQKLTAAGIKVSLFIDADREQIDAAKACGAPFIELHTGHYADAECEVEQQNELKKIAAAASYAADQGITVNAGHGLTYHNVAAIAAIPEIYELNIGHSIIGRAVFDGLSKAVADMKAVMEDARR; encoded by the coding sequence ATGAGCTCAATTCTTTTAGGTGTGAATATCGACCATGTCGCCACTTTGCGTAATGCACGCGGCACCAAATATCCGGATCCAGTGCATGCGGCGGAAATCGCAGAGCGTGCGGGTGCGGATGGTATCACCATTCACCTGCGAGAAGACCGTCGCCATATCCTGGACCGTGATGTGCGCATTCTGCGTGAAACGATTCAGACCCGTATGAACCTGGAAATGGCGGTGACGGATGAAATGGTGGAGATCGCGCTGCAAACGCAACCGGAATTTGTGTGTCTGGTTCCGGAAAAACGTGAAGAGCTGACCACTGAAGGTGGCCTGGACGTGATTGGCCAGCTGGAAAAAGTCAAAGCGGCAACGCAAAAACTGACCGCAGCAGGTATCAAAGTGTCACTGTTCATCGATGCAGACCGTGAACAGATTGACGCGGCAAAAGCGTGTGGCGCACCGTTTATCGAGCTGCACACTGGTCACTACGCGGATGCTGAGTGCGAAGTGGAACAGCAGAACGAACTGAAGAAAATCGCCGCCGCCGCAAGCTACGCGGCCGATCAAGGCATCACTGTCAACGCTGGTCACGGCCTGACGTACCACAACGTCGCGGCGATTGCAGCGATTCCGGAAATCTACGAACTGAATATCGGCCACTCGATTATTGGTCGCGCGGTATTTGATGGTCTGTCAAAAGCAGTCGCGGACATGAAAGCCGTGATGGAAGACGCGCGTCGTTAA
- the rpoE gene encoding RNA polymerase sigma factor RpoE: MNEQLTDQVLIERVQNGDKQAFNLLVLRYQNKVCNLISRYVSNSGDVADVAQEAFIKAYRAIPTFRGESAFYTWLYRIAVNTAKNHIVAQSRRPPANDVDAEEAEFYESGNALKEISNPENITLSKELKQAVFSAIEALPEDLKTAMTLRELDGLSYEDIAEVMDCPVGTVRSRIFRAREAVEKRIKPLL, encoded by the coding sequence ATGAACGAGCAGCTGACCGATCAAGTGTTGATTGAGCGAGTTCAGAACGGAGATAAGCAAGCGTTTAATCTTTTGGTACTGAGATATCAAAACAAGGTCTGCAATCTTATCTCCAGGTATGTGAGCAATTCAGGAGATGTGGCGGATGTTGCCCAGGAAGCCTTTATTAAGGCTTATCGCGCTATTCCGACCTTTCGCGGCGAAAGTGCGTTTTACACTTGGCTTTACCGTATTGCTGTTAATACCGCAAAAAATCACATCGTGGCGCAAAGCCGTCGTCCGCCGGCAAATGATGTTGATGCTGAAGAAGCTGAATTTTACGAAAGCGGCAACGCGTTAAAAGAAATATCGAACCCAGAAAACATTACGCTGTCCAAAGAGTTAAAGCAGGCGGTGTTTAGTGCGATAGAAGCGTTGCCTGAAGATTTAAAAACCGCGATGACGTTGCGCGAGCTTGATGGCTTGAGTTACGAAGATATCGCAGAAGTCATGGATTGCCCCGTAGGTACGGTGCGTTCTCGTATCTTCCGTGCTCGTGAAGCGGTAGAAAAGAGAATCAAACCTCTTTTATAG
- the nadB gene encoding L-aspartate oxidase, translating to MNANREHQCDVLVVGSGAAGLSLALRVAKHSKVIVLSKGPRSEGSTYYAQGGIAAVFDESDSIDSHVQDTLIAGAGICEEGTVRFIAEHAKECVQWLIDGGVPFDKEEDSDEDEPRYHLTREGGHSHRRILHAADATGMAVQTSLQDNVHNHPNITLLERYNALDLITEDKVGGRADKVVGAYVWNRNEEHVEVIRAKFVVLATGGASKVYQYTSNPDVSSGDGIAIAWRAGCRVANLEFNQFHPTCLYHPDARNFLLTEALRGEGAYLRRPDGSRFMPDFDERAELAPRDVVARAIDFEMKRLGADCMYLDISHKPADFIEKHFPMIYSRLMDLGIDMTQEPIPIVPAAHYTCGGVMVNQNGQTDLDQLYAIGEVSYTGLHGANRMASNSLLECVVYAWSAAKDILSKLKDAQLPPSLPGWDESQVTCSDEEVVIQHNWHELRLFMWDYMGIVRTDKRLERALRRIQLLQQETHEYYSNFRVSNNLLELRNLLQVAELMVRCAMQRKESRGLHYTLDYPELQEDSGPTILTPEQE from the coding sequence ATGAACGCCAACCGAGAACATCAGTGTGATGTATTAGTCGTGGGAAGTGGTGCCGCAGGCTTGTCGTTAGCCCTGCGTGTGGCCAAGCATAGCAAAGTCATCGTTCTGAGTAAGGGCCCTCGCAGCGAAGGGTCAACCTATTATGCTCAGGGCGGAATTGCCGCCGTGTTTGATGAATCGGACAGCATTGATTCTCACGTTCAGGATACTCTCATTGCCGGCGCAGGGATTTGCGAAGAAGGCACGGTTCGCTTTATTGCCGAACACGCCAAAGAGTGTGTGCAGTGGCTGATCGATGGCGGTGTACCGTTTGATAAAGAAGAAGACAGTGACGAAGACGAGCCGCGTTATCACCTGACTCGTGAAGGCGGCCACAGTCATCGCCGCATTCTGCATGCCGCCGATGCCACTGGCATGGCCGTGCAAACGTCTCTGCAGGACAACGTTCATAATCACCCGAACATTACGTTGCTTGAGCGCTACAACGCGCTGGACTTAATCACTGAAGATAAAGTTGGCGGCCGCGCCGACAAAGTCGTCGGTGCCTATGTCTGGAACCGTAACGAAGAACACGTCGAAGTCATTCGCGCCAAGTTTGTGGTTCTCGCCACTGGCGGCGCATCAAAAGTGTACCAGTACACCTCAAACCCGGATGTCTCTTCCGGTGACGGGATCGCGATTGCGTGGCGTGCCGGTTGCCGAGTGGCCAACCTGGAATTTAACCAGTTCCATCCGACTTGTTTATATCACCCGGATGCCCGTAACTTCCTGCTCACCGAAGCGCTGCGCGGCGAAGGCGCCTATCTGCGCCGTCCGGATGGTTCGCGTTTTATGCCGGACTTTGATGAACGCGCCGAGCTTGCGCCACGTGACGTGGTCGCCCGCGCGATAGACTTTGAAATGAAGCGCCTTGGCGCAGACTGCATGTATCTCGACATCAGCCACAAACCCGCCGATTTCATCGAAAAGCATTTCCCGATGATCTACAGCCGATTGATGGATCTCGGTATCGATATGACCCAAGAGCCGATCCCGATTGTTCCGGCCGCGCACTACACCTGTGGCGGCGTGATGGTCAATCAGAACGGTCAGACCGACCTTGATCAGCTTTATGCAATTGGCGAAGTGAGCTACACCGGCCTGCACGGCGCCAACCGCATGGCATCGAACTCCTTGTTGGAGTGTGTGGTTTACGCTTGGTCAGCAGCGAAAGATATCCTGAGTAAACTGAAAGACGCTCAACTGCCGCCTAGCCTGCCAGGCTGGGATGAAAGTCAGGTGACCTGCTCAGACGAAGAAGTGGTCATTCAGCACAACTGGCACGAGCTGCGCCTGTTTATGTGGGACTACATGGGTATCGTGCGCACCGACAAACGCTTGGAACGCGCATTACGCCGCATCCAACTGTTGCAGCAGGAAACTCACGAGTACTACAGCAACTTCCGCGTATCGAACAACCTGCTGGAACTGCGTAACCTGCTGCAAGTTGCAGAGCTGATGGTACGTTGTGCGATGCAGCGCAAAGAGAGCCGAGGCCTGCACTACACGCTCGATTACCCAGAACTTCAGGAAGACAGCGGTCCGACAATTCTGACGCCGGAGCAGGAATAA
- the acpS gene encoding holo-ACP synthase: MIVGLGTDIAEIERIEKALARSGRAFAERILTPQELTQFDGLKQQGRYLAKRFAAKEAASKALGTGIAHGVSFQDFAISNDDNGKPLLSLSGKAAELAQRSQVASVHLTISDERHYAVATVILEA; this comes from the coding sequence ATGATTGTCGGACTCGGTACAGACATCGCGGAAATTGAGCGCATTGAAAAAGCCCTGGCCCGCAGTGGCCGTGCTTTTGCCGAGCGCATTCTGACGCCGCAAGAACTCACGCAGTTTGATGGCCTGAAACAACAAGGCCGTTATCTGGCTAAGCGTTTTGCTGCCAAAGAAGCGGCGTCCAAGGCGCTGGGTACAGGCATTGCGCATGGCGTGAGTTTTCAGGACTTTGCCATCAGCAACGATGACAATGGTAAACCTTTGCTGAGCCTGAGTGGCAAAGCGGCGGAATTGGCGCAGCGCAGCCAAGTGGCGTCGGTGCATCTGACCATTTCCGATGAGCGCCACTATGCGGTGGCGACAGTGATACTCGAAGCGTGA
- a CDS encoding SoxR reducing system RseC family protein produces MMTALATVTAVASQKHGYHVELSCEQQTSCNSCASSKSCGTGIVSKAIGNKSLFWQLDTDKKVEQGQVVEIGFPEKSLLQSAALVYLVPLLMMILGAWLADAWLAPLLGMGEGVIILTSLLFIGLGIAMAKRWSTRLEKRSAQEVVLLRVLGQPIA; encoded by the coding sequence ATGATGACCGCATTAGCCACAGTGACTGCCGTAGCAAGCCAAAAACACGGCTATCATGTTGAACTCAGTTGTGAGCAGCAGACCAGCTGCAACAGCTGTGCGTCTTCAAAAAGCTGTGGCACAGGGATTGTCTCGAAAGCGATCGGCAATAAATCACTGTTCTGGCAACTGGATACCGACAAAAAAGTCGAGCAGGGCCAGGTGGTTGAAATCGGTTTTCCTGAGAAAAGCCTGCTGCAGTCAGCGGCGCTGGTTTATCTGGTTCCGCTACTGATGATGATTCTCGGCGCCTGGCTGGCGGATGCCTGGCTGGCACCGCTGCTCGGCATGGGCGAAGGCGTGATTATCCTCACGTCTCTGCTGTTTATCGGATTAGGCATCGCGATGGCGAAACGCTGGTCGACGCGACTGGAGAAGCGCTCTGCACAAGAGGTGGTTCTGCTGCGTGTCCTTGGACAACCCATCGCCTAA
- the lepB gene encoding signal peptidase I has translation MANTFSLILVIITLVTGVIWALEKWVWAKKRQAKMAQLQSENHVIDASLTAKIHPQPWWVENSVSIFPVIAFVLVLRSFVFEPFQIPSGSMMPTLLVGDFILVEKYAYGLKDPVWRTQLLETGKPQRGDIVVFKYPKNPNVDYIKRVVGMPGDTVRYSSTKEVCIQPKGESQCKQVKLSNVVESPFIQNNIPLIQLDEQLGQVKHNILINPLRIDDVAEYQPRRGVNEWVVPQGHYFVMGDNRDNSADSRFWGFVPEANLVGKAVAIWISFEFDRTPDSVLPAWIPTGVRFNRIGGIN, from the coding sequence ATGGCTAATACATTTTCACTCATTCTGGTCATCATCACACTCGTGACTGGTGTCATTTGGGCACTGGAAAAATGGGTGTGGGCGAAGAAGCGTCAGGCAAAAATGGCGCAACTACAAAGTGAAAACCACGTTATTGATGCCTCTTTGACGGCGAAAATCCATCCACAACCGTGGTGGGTGGAAAACTCGGTGTCGATTTTCCCTGTGATTGCGTTTGTTCTGGTGCTGCGTTCGTTTGTGTTTGAACCGTTCCAGATCCCGTCCGGTTCGATGATGCCAACTCTGCTGGTGGGCGATTTTATTCTGGTCGAAAAATACGCATACGGTCTGAAAGATCCGGTGTGGCGCACGCAACTGCTCGAAACGGGCAAACCACAACGCGGCGATATCGTGGTATTCAAATACCCGAAAAACCCTAATGTGGATTACATCAAACGTGTGGTCGGCATGCCGGGCGACACGGTACGCTACAGCAGTACCAAAGAAGTGTGTATTCAGCCAAAAGGCGAATCGCAATGCAAACAAGTGAAGCTTTCCAACGTGGTGGAGAGTCCGTTCATTCAGAATAATATCCCGCTGATTCAACTTGATGAGCAGCTGGGACAAGTGAAACACAACATTCTTATTAACCCGCTGCGCATTGACGATGTCGCTGAATATCAGCCGCGCCGTGGTGTGAACGAATGGGTGGTTCCACAAGGGCACTATTTTGTGATGGGTGATAACCGTGACAACAGTGCTGACAGCCGTTTTTGGGGCTTTGTTCCAGAAGCTAACTTAGTCGGTAAAGCCGTGGCGATTTGGATCAGCTTTGAGTTTGATCGTACGCCAGACAGCGTGCTGCCGGCTTGGATTCCAACTGGTGTGCGTTTCAACCGCATCGGTGGCATTAACTAG
- a CDS encoding sigma-E factor negative regulatory protein, giving the protein MADKEKLSALMDGELVDKLLIQELASDSDSLDTWKNYHLIGDVMRGDAPVRPEWDIAESVALALENEPAHTSFSTASTNVTDLNQARVEAQPKPEQARRQLPAWLSQFGQVAVAACVSLAVIIGVQQYGGGDGTTPQQDQLPVLQTVPFSGSAEPVSLTRESVERHSNEANVQEQRRRVNALLQDYELQLRLNSENLGSQSDPVEPVVE; this is encoded by the coding sequence ATGGCTGACAAAGAGAAACTTTCAGCTCTCATGGATGGAGAACTGGTCGACAAGCTGCTGATTCAAGAATTGGCCAGCGACAGTGACAGTCTCGACACGTGGAAAAATTACCATCTGATTGGTGATGTGATGCGTGGCGATGCGCCTGTACGACCAGAATGGGATATCGCTGAAAGTGTGGCATTAGCGTTGGAAAATGAACCTGCGCATACCTCGTTTAGCACTGCCAGCACAAATGTTACCGACCTCAACCAAGCCCGCGTCGAAGCTCAGCCAAAACCTGAGCAGGCTCGCCGTCAGTTACCAGCTTGGTTATCCCAGTTTGGACAAGTTGCCGTTGCAGCTTGCGTATCTTTAGCGGTAATCATTGGTGTGCAGCAATACGGCGGCGGTGACGGCACAACGCCACAGCAGGATCAGTTACCTGTGCTGCAAACGGTTCCGTTTTCAGGCAGTGCAGAACCTGTTAGCCTGACTCGTGAATCTGTCGAAAGACACAGTAATGAAGCGAATGTTCAAGAGCAGCGTCGTCGTGTAAACGCCTTGCTGCAAGACTATGAACTGCAATTAAGATTGAACAGTGAGAACCTGGGTTCTCAGTCCGATCCAGTCGAACCGGTAGTTGAATGA